From Rhea pennata isolate bPtePen1 chromosome 20, bPtePen1.pri, whole genome shotgun sequence:
CATTGGGATTTCAACTGTGCATACTACCAGCACCACAAAACTGAGAAGTTAAGAGCTAAAAGAACTTCATTGCTGTGATCATTGCTTCATCTATAAACTTATCTGTAATCCatactttttctcctgtttacTATTATATTTTGACTTTGgtgctgctgcattttattaGTCAGTGAAAACTCAAGGATTAGTTTTTCATAAAACTGTTCGATGAAGGCATCTTCCTTCCCTGGTCCCAAATCATCTCACAGGGCATGCTACCACAGAAAATGTGGTTTGCTTTTTGTCAGTGACCTCTAGTGGTGAATGCACACCAGTGTGGAGAAAAGGGACCACCACAGAGCAGGATTACACAGCAAAAGTTTTTTCATCCAAATGAAAACCAGACAGTCCAATCATTCCTCTCAAGCAGGCGAGCTGATAACTCTGCTCAGGGATAGCAGCTCCCATATAGCGGTCTGACTCACCCCTAAGTTAATGGGAGAGGGCTACTCTCCTAGTGTTAGTTCTTGTTACAAGCAGCAGGATACGTTTTACCTCCTTCCCATTCCTTAAAGGACAGAGATCCCCATATTCCTCTTGTAAGCTCATTCTCTCCTCAACATCCAGCTCTCTGCGATCCAAGGCCTGGCCCTGCTTTGTAACCTTGGCTCAGATTGCTGAGAAAACAGTTAAGTTTTGAGAAAGAGCTATGGAAGTCCATATAGCAGAGCCATGCAAGATAAGGCAGGTGTGATTACAGAGGCAGGTTTGCTGAGGTAGTAGCTCAAGGGTTCAAGCAGAAAACCAAAGTGAGAAGATTACTAAGGGGGAAAAACAGTCAGCAGATGGCAACCCAGTACATACACGTCTATTCTGGGGCAGAACAGAAGCCAACCCTATCCCCCTCTTGACTGAGGACTGCCTAGCCAAAGACAGGGTGATGAGAATACTAGTGTTTAGCTCAGTAACTCAATCATCACTACTTTCTGTGCGTgctaacaaaaaacaagaactaCAAAAACAACCACACACCACAGTTGAAAGCTGCGTATCCTGCTTGCAGACTCTTTGAACACAGCAAAAGGAACTTGAATGGTGTGGCACAGAAAGAGGTGGTAACACCCTGAAACAAAGGAGGAATTAGAGCCTTCTTTGACAGGCCTGAATGTCAGATCAAGCTCACTGGCCTTCTCTGTGGGCACAGCACCTGATCTGAGCTCAGCAGCAAAAAACAAGGGGcagaaaatgctgcagcagtCTATGCTGCAGCCTCAGTTGTAGCTCTGCTCCCTTGTCAGGGCATATACAATACATGTCTGCACCTCACGTGATCCACCTGCAGCTAGATATAGTAACAGGATCTGTGTTTAGACACTGGACTGTGAATCACAGCAGCTGAGATGCAGACAATGACCTGTGGTCTTAACTGTAGAGGTACCTTCTCGCAGACTGAATTTGATCAATAAACAAGTTCCAGTCCTGGTTAACTAACACCTATATCCAACCCACCTCCAAATATGTCTTTTTGATCAGGAGCTCAAGTACCTCATGCTTTGCTCACTTTAGTAGACCCTGCAGGTCACAATCCAATCAACTGATCAGTGGCAAAGACGTGGTGGTTCCACGCTTGCTGTAATACCAGTACCTTAGCTTTCTTCACGTGGCTCATGATTTTGCCCAGATCTTCAACATCTATGACAGAATTTGTCtcaccagcttcctcagcatTAGATTCCTCCTCACTAGTGGTTTCAAAAAACTCCTCTGCCTGTGtaggaaatcagaaaaaaaagttaggaaTGTATTTGCTGTATTAAACATAAAACCATCACCTATGATAGTCAAGGAAATTAGCTTTTTTACATTCAgcaaagacttctgaaaaaacaAGGAACAGGCTAGCACCAACCCATATGAGATGCAGCTACATACTGGTAAAAGCCTTAAGCTTATTTTTAAGAGCACAATAGTACACAAACCATCTGAAACTTAGTCCAGAAATCCCGCCTCCAGGTTcatactgttcttttttcttcatttgtataCCTAATCACACAATGAAAAGTGAAACAGAGGCATCTAACTCCCACTGTAGACTATGAAGATCTGGAGTCCTAAGCCCCTTTACCTCTTTGAAGTATTGTTCTCTgaatgaataggaaaaaaacagttgcttTCCAAGTCAAACTCTTCACGGAACAGAAATGTCATCTCTCTTTCTGTACACAGCTAAGGCACAGCATGACAGCACTGATGTAACAGCAAGATTTATTCCTCCTGTTCCTGCAGCAGCCACACTTTCAAACCCACTCAACTAAAGAGTcactattttctgtgaaattctgcATGGCAACAGCAACCATGTCTAATCCACTCCAAATAGTTTGCAGGGAGGATTAAAATGCCATAGCAGCTCTAGGTCTCACACTGCAGAATGAGAGATGTTCCTTATCCAAAACCTGCAATTAATACATACACTCCAGAAGAAACATAAGTGATTAGAGCAGACTGGTTCAGAGGAGATACAGGACTTGCTCAGATAATACTCCCCAAACTGtctccagaaaaacagaatgcagGCAAATCATCCAAGCAACCAGTTGAAATGGGAGCAGATTAACTGCTCAGAGGGAACTAAAGGGTTCACTCTGGCAAGGGGCATAAGCAAAGGCTCTGATGAGAGCTCAGACTCCCCTAAGCAATCATAACATTCCTCCCACACAACAGGAAGGCACTCTCATCACACAAATGCAATTCAGTCTAGGTCCACCACTAGGTCTCTGGCCCTTCTTCTTGGGCAACTTATTCTAGCAGTTATCTGCTATGAGAGCTCACCTTTCTCCCTCTACTCCCCCACAAGGTTCCCCTTCTGAACTGCAGGAGAGAAGTCAAATAGCACTCCAAGGAGCACTGAACCAGACCTGATCAAGATGCTCCTCTTAAAGAAATAAGGTCTCATGGATTTTGGCGCTACCTCAGTATTCTCGTACTCTGACGCCCCATATTCACGATCTGTGCTCTCCTTGCTCTGCTTCCCTTGGGATTTGCACTTCCCTTTCTTGCACTTCCTACTGCAGGGTTTCTTCTCGCCTTTGCGGAGAGCCTGGAGTCGGCTGAGGAACTTTGTTTTCCAGGCTTCAAAGTCAGCCTCGATGCTGCCATGCTTGCTCTGCGCCACATTGCAGTCCCCCTCTGCACGAGTCATAACACGGCTGGCACCGAGCATCCACAGCCACCTGTCAGTATTTCTTCCAACCTAGAATGGAAccaaagttaaagaaaatttaaatgaagcCCAAGTTAAACAATACCAGTGACTAGGAGAGCAAGAACCAAGTCTGGAAATAGAGTTGATGAGCTGTGCAGGCAACAGAACAGCAAGACAGGGACTTTTGGCCTCCCTCTCACCTGCTGATTCAGGGCATGGCCACAAGACAGCCTCTGAACACCACCACACATGCTCAGGTTCTCATCTAAGAAATACCTCTCCTACTGAGATAATGTGACAGAGGTGAACTCTGAACTAGCCTCTTTCTGCAGCTATCATTGGTCAAAACGTCCATGCACATAACATCTCATGGGgcctcagctgaaaaaaaatgatgacgACAAAtcacatcatttttcttcttccaggtTAGAGGATCCTAATCACTGGGCTAAGACACTTCCAGAGTTTTGAGTCTCAGAATCCAGTTATGTACATGAAATGCTGACAAAGTGCTCTAAACGAAAAAGCAGCAAGTCAAAGGTTTTACAGTACTACATCTTCATGCACTGACAGAAAGCTTTCAGAGCTTGGAAATTAGTAGGGAAAAGTTTACCAAATGTATTCTCACGGTCATTACAAAAACCTCCCAGATTAATGCAGTACTTATGGGACTTCTCTCTTTCCAAATTACAAGGGCAATACACTTGCTTCAAAGCTGTATTGCCTGTAGCCCAAACCCAATTCCTATTGAAGTCCACATAAAGGCTACAGTAGGAGTTGAATTCTCAGACCTTAAGTTTTGCACCAATTAATGTATCAAAGTGTGTTCTCAAAAGAGTAGCAGTAGTATGACTCTCCCTGATCTTAAAAAACTACCAGTATTGCTCAATTTTTTAGACTTTGAGAAAGCCTAGCCatgcagaagagcaaaaaataatgGTACACGGGAGAAACTTACCGTGTTGTAGTGATCAACATAAACTGAATTTCCCAAGCCAAATACAGCATACTTCAGGCCTTTCAGATACATTTTGCCAAACCGGAAATCATTTGCAGTCTCTTCTAACCATTTGCAGAACCATGCTGCGTTCTCAGTCGGTTGTCCATCTGTGTATGTAGCTACCAAGAACACACAGATGTTCCTGCTGGTTGTCTGATAACAGTAAAGGGAATAGAAAAGAtcattgcatttttcagaatgctttacatcaggaagaaaattgtAACACATGGACAGCCAAAACATATCAAAAGATTAGATTTTTACTAAGTGAGTTAGGAACCTTTGAGGTAGGATGGCACAAGTGATAATCTCAGTGGTGGTAAACAGCTATCCTTCCTTCTAAGCCATCTTAATTTAGCTGAGATAGAAATCAAGCTATCTTCCCCTGCCAAGCAAGCACATCGTGGTAAAATAGAATGGCACACCTATCTTCCCTATTTCAATCAATAGCTTCTTAAGTAGACTCTTTCAGCAATAGCCTTTGGTAGGCTGAAAAAGTAACTattaatagaaggaaaaaaataataatttaaaacaacCAAATATTACTAAATATAAGCCTGCCTCCCAGGAAGCTGCTAACTTACAAACTGAAGGCTGCAGAACTATCACTATATACTTGTCCTGTTTTTGCACTTTCACTAGGAGCATATCGTCAAGAAACAACAGGAGGACTTGAGGCAGCCACTGAGGCAACTCAGATAGGAGAGAAATAGCTAGTTCATACAAATCAGTGTCAGAATCATAATATTCTGTATGATCTTCTCCTAGCAATTTTCACCATCCAAGTATTTTCTGCTGAGGGTTGACAGATTCTACTCAtccacacagaagaaaaacaatttcaggGATTTCCAGGATAATCCAACAGGCATACagtaaaaagaggaaaagaccTTTCACAGTCCCAGgaaaagtttgtatttattattcattgAGGCACCTACCTCCTCTGCTAAACTATCATCTGGATCATAGTCTCCCATATTAATGACTTCTGCAGCCAAATTAAGGGAAATAACTGCATCAGCCAGACCTTTGGCAAAtctctgaagagagaaatgtaGAAAGTTATTAATCACTTCAGCCCAACTATACTAAGGGTCAAACGGATTCTGCTACGCCCACTTGCCAAAGAAAGAACATGGAAAGAACACATGACACTGAGAACTGGACACTGCACATGCCATTTCCCCTACACCTCCCCCAGTTCCCCCCTCCCAAACTTTTAAGTGAAATATAttgacagggaaaaaataaaataaaaaggtagatGAGTTCAGTGACTAATGACTTTTgtatgcacgcacacacacacacaaaatcaaatATCTTCTTGAtgaagaaaacatctgaaacagcttttttctctACAAGGAAAGAAGACCTGCTAGCAAATTAACAGTATATGTAAGAGCATATTTTAAACTTCATAATCAACACCTCTACTGTGTTCCTCACTTCAGTGAGAGAAGTGGGATTACTGTTATTCTTACATATTTTGACTTGTGATCTTTCATGTTGAGCCAATGACTTGCAACAAGCTAGTGAAATCTCCAAcaaactttcagatttttactGTGCAGTGTTTTTAAGGTAAGCAGTTTACTTAAATctaaacagtattttgtgtTAATGCCAGGCACACGAACAGAAATAGCCTGTACCTTCGCTGTCCCAGTTTGAGATCCATAGAAAATCTTTACTCCAGCCACATAGACCTCTTTTGCCTTCAAGGTGGCATATCCATTTACAAGTTTGTCCTCTCTTACTTCAGCAGAAGCTGGATTCCCATTGAATTTTTCATCCTGTAAAATAACCACAGTGTTGAAGACATCACCCGACTTTTTCTTCCACCAGAAGCACTTCACTAACGTGCATGAGAAGTTTTTACCTTCCTGACTAAGCTAATCCCACTCCCATCCCCAAATTAGTTCATTCTTGCTATTAACTTCACTGGAAGCACAACTTTGTTTCTGCCCAGTGTTTTCAGAGCAATCTAGACTGACACATGCTCTTGGTAAGACAGTGAGAAGTATTCAATTAATATCTGTTCCAACATCAGAGTAACACGAACGATTAGTTATCCACAGTCATGGTATAATTCAGATTGAGAATTATGACCGTCAAGTGAACTAAACTACCTTTGGGTTTTGCATAGCCTAGATGGCTGGCAAAGTACCACATTTTACTGTACCAGTGGGTACCTTCACACAGCAACTACTTGCTTCTGCACACTGATTTTGCAGGCCTTTTCCGACAAGAAAGCTTAAACATCAGTTACCTTCTGTCTGTTTTTACTGGTGAAGAACTGAATGCAGATCCAAATACTGATCCCCAAAGCAACAGAAGAATAGATGTAAAACCGGTATAGCCACAAGGACATCAGAGAAGTAGAAAGGAAGTTCCATGGATCCATTGAGACATCTAAAACTAGAAGAAACCACAGATTTAGCAAAAGTAGATTCCTTTAAGATAAATTTAAAGatgagcacaaaaaaaaaaaaatacccacagTCTCATACTGTTAACTGTTCTCcaactttgcagaaaaaacatCCTCCAAAAGCAAAATAGCTTTGGCTAAGGACAAAATACTACTACTGAATCAAGGACCCTTCAGCTTCTCCAAAGCATCTACGCAGACTGAACTTCAACCACATATCCTGGCTAACATTGCAGACTGTCACGCAACAACACTGGGTTTTTATTATACAGGACATGTTCCATTATAAGGAAAGGTATACTTATGCTGCGCTACTTCCTGAAAGTAAGAAGCCCTCACAAAACATCGCCCTGCATGACTGGTCTCAGCCTTGCAAAGATTCCACGTGTGCAGCACCCCAGAGCAATAAAGGACCATTTCAAGGGGAAAGTTAATCATCTGGTCAGAGACCACACACGTAAGCATTAAAAACTATTCTCGTGATGACAACCACTTGGATAGACCGAGCTTCAAGGCCAGTCTGAAACCTGGAGTCAATggaaagtatttctttcctcaCTCTTTTAGGTGGCTGAGCTTCTTCTCCAGAAGAAGACTCTTCCGAACTGactttaaaattcaaagcaCGCGAGGCTGGCTCCAGGCGGACTGCTTGCGCGGCCTCTGCTGCTACTAACCCCGGGCAAAACACTCAAGAGCGTAAACAAGGCTCGTCCGTTCCTCCAGCCCGCCCGCGGCGCAGCGAGCCCCGAAGGCGAGGGCCGAGGCGGCCGCAGCGTCCTCAGCCCCTGCGGCGGCGCGTAACGGCCTCCTCCGCCTGCCCCTGCCGCCTCCCcgcgagccccggccccgccgccgccccggcgctcaCCGGCGCCCACGGCCACGCGCCACCGCCGCTTCCGTccctgcggcggggcgggccgggccgggccgggccagaACACCGCCACCCCCCGTCCGTACAGGcaccgccgcccccgccgccagGGCCCGGGCGCGATTTATCACCGCTGTTTCCCTCCGGACGGGTTTCTCGGAGGCAAAGGGACGCGGGGAGAGCGGAGCGGCGGCCAATAAGGAGGGCGGAGGCGGTGGCGGCCCCGCCCCtgcgcccctcccccccccagggaGGCCGCGCTCGCCGGtggcgcagccgccgccgccgccgccgccgccgccgccgccgccatcatCATGTCGATCTTCACCCCCACCAACCAGATCCGCCTCACCAACGTAGCCGTGGTGCGGGCGCGGCGCGCCGGGAAGCGCTTCGAGATCGCCTGCTACCGCAACAAAGTCATGGGCTGGCGGAGCGGCGCGTGAgtcccgcggccggcggggcctGGGCTGAGGGGGCGGCTGGGGCCGCCGAGGGAGCCGGGCCGGGAAGGCCGAAAGGAGGCGGGGGGCGCCGAGGGATCCGGGCTGGGGAGGCCGAGGGGGGGCGCCgagggagccgggccggggtgAGGCGGGGGCCGCCgagggagccgggccggggaggcCGGAAGGAGGGGGGAGGCAGAGGGCGCCGAGGGAGCCGGGCCGGAGGGGtcggggggaggcggggggcgcCGAAGGAGccaggccgggggggggggcaccgaGGGAGCCGGGCCGGAGAGGTCGGGGGGCGCTGAGGGAGCCGGGctggagggggcggggggaggcggggggcgcCGAAGGAGccaggccggggggggggggggcgacgagggagccgggccggggaggccggggcagggggctggCGCTGGTCTCCAGTGGGGGCGCCAGGCTGAGCGGACCCAGCTCTGGAGCCAGAGAGGGGAGCGTGACTGggaagctggggggggggggggggggcggactGGCGTGGGGGCCCGGCTGCGGAGTCCGGCGAGGGCTGGGCCgctgcagggagctgcctgcagagccGCAGGGGAGCGCCGCAGGGGCTGCGAGGAGCCCCCGCCTAGTGGGGCAGCCGGCCTGTGGCCCGCACCTACGCCACTACCGCAGCAGAGATTCCCAAGCTCTACTAATTCAGGccgcagcagcagggcttgctcttcctctcctcGCTAGAAGCACGTGCGCTCTTAGGTCGCTAACTTCATGCGTTTTCTGACTCTGTGCCCAATCTTTAGGGAGAAAGACATTGATGAAGTTTTGCAGACGCACACGGTGTTTGTGAATGTCTCAAAAGGTCAGGTTGCGAAGAAGGAAGATCTCGTTAAAGCGTTTGGAACGGACGACCAAACAGAAATCTGTAAGATGGTAAGTTTTGCATACTTTGCAGTATAGAATTGCATACTTTATATAGAGAAGATCGGAGAAGGTTTTTTCGTGTGTTCTACACAAGCGTCATGTAGATGTTGCAGATCAGTTTGTTGCTGGAAAGTCTTCAGAAAATACAGCACTGCTGTAGGCAATAGGGTCATTTATCTGATAAGAGGCAAGTAGAAGAGAGTGTTATCTGTCTGATACCTACTTGAAAAGAGTACTGGATATTCTGTATACTGTATAGCACTGGTCTAAACAGACATGCAAAAAAGGTTTACAGCCCCTGAAGAATTTATCATCTAAGATATACTGTTAAAGATAGAGCAAATGGAAGGAGATTACTTATTTTGGACAATCAAattaaatgttaagaaaaaaatgaatccttCTTAGTACAATACAAATTATGGTCTTGTTGTGGGTGATGATGCTTTGAATGAtgctctgcttctctttttgcGATTTAGCAAATAAGAAGAAAtgctctttgtttttcctgaactCTTACAAGTGTTGCCTATCATAATGGTGTATATTATTAATGTGGTTATTCTTTTTCTATACTTAATGTTTAACCAACCCTTTCAAGTCATTGCTAAATTTAACTaagttactgttttgtttttgttttttttttttactctttagTCAAATATTCAAATCTATGTCATTTATTAACtgaagtctttatttttaactgaacagATTTTATCAAAAGGGGAGTTGCAGGTATCGGACAAAGAACGACATACTCAACTGGAGCAGATGTTTAGAGACATTGCAACTATTGTTGCTGACAAATGTGTGAATCCTGAAACAAAGAGACCATACACAGTAATCCTTATAGAAAGAGCCATGAAAGATATTCATTACTCTGTCAAACcaaacaagagcacaaaacaGCAGGTTAGTTTTGTCTTAAAATCAGCTTGAACTCGGAAgtgttattttcaaatgtaatttcttCATTCACATAGGGATCAAAAAAAAACCTAGTCTAAAGCCCACAGAAGGATTAGTCGGCTGGCTGACAGATAAATGCTAGAAACAAGCAGCTTGTGAAACTCAGGTAGTTTTCTGTCAAACTGTttagggaggaaaggaaaaaagaaactgaagtacTGATAGTGGTGTATCAGTACCAAAAACATCAGTAtcagaaacaaaagtaaatgttttatgAATCGTTTTAATTGAGGTCATAAAGAGCTTTGTGACTGAGCCACATGACTTTCTATTGTTTGGCAGTATAACTACTATATAAGATTTTTTCAGGCcctttttatagtattttaagTGATAACCAGCACTAAGAACTCTGccttttcatgtttgtttatCAAAATAGCATAATGTCACACACATTCCAGCAGAATTGCAGTGaacaatactgaaaaatgtgtCTGAAGCTGATACAAAGGATTTGAGATTCTGATTACTGTGGTTttagcagagctcagaggttTGTGAACGATGGCGCAACGTCTAGTTGAAGGCCAGTAACTAGCTGTATACCCCAGGTCCAATCCTGTTCAGCTTACACATCAGTGACCTAaatgggacagagtgcaccctcagcaagtttactggTGATACGaaactgagaggagtggctgataaacCAGAGAGCACTGTTgtcattcagagggacctcgaTAGGCTGGAGagaggggcagagaggaacttcatcaagttaaataaaagaaagtacaGATTCGTGCACCTAGAGAGCAATTAACTCCCTGCAGTAATACagactgggggctgacctgctggaaagcagctctgcagagaaggacctgggacaAGAAGTTAGCCActagccagcaatgtgcccttatggccaggaaggccaaaggTATCCAgagctgcatcaggaagagcattgccagcaggttgacAGAGGGGATCCTCCGCCTCTGCTAGCCCTAGTGATACCTcatctggagcactgtgtccagttctgggctccccagtacaagagagacatcaAGCTACTGTAGTGAGCGCAGCAAAGGGCCACTAAGATGcttaggggactggagcatctcttgtttgaggagaggctgagtgaactgggcctgttcagcctggagaagagaagactgaggggatATTAAATCTTGCCAGCATGTTTGAAttctgaagggagggtgtaaagagggTGTGACCAGATAGTTAtagtggaacaggttgctcagagaggttgtggagtctccttccttggagatagtcaaaagccatctgaataggctaggtgactctgcttgagcaggaggtttgcactagatgatttccagaggtcccttccaatgtCAACCATTCTCTGATTTTGTTCTGTTGCTCTGTTCTGGTGCTTTTAAGCAAATTGATGTATTTAAtccatttatgtatttaatatcTGTGTAGGCACTGGAAGTGATCCGACAGTTGAAGGAGACCATGCAAATTGAGCGTGCTCACATGAGGTTGCGATTCATTCTTCCAccaaaggagggaaagaaactgaaagaaaagctgaagccACTGATCAAAGTTATTGAAAATGAAGACTTCCATGAACAGTTAGAAATTGTAAGCCGAAAAGCAGTCCTGGGTTTCATACTTGATTTGACAATACATGTACATTTTACTAGAACAATATGGAGGACATTTAGATAAGCTGCAACTTTACAAGAGACTGAATTGGAGATGtagtttgttgtttttaatttcagacagtTCCAGTGAAAGCTTGAAAGCAGCCTTTGTTGTATAAAGATTGGTGTTTCGGGCTGAAGAGAAGAACAGTGTAATTTCTCTTAGTAGTGATTTTCCTATaactattctttttctctgattgGTGAGTTTCTCTGTACTTAGAGTCCTaatgttatttaaattatttggtGGATTAGGCCTGCATTTGGAAATAGCTtgtcagttttttaaaaaatagtctaTAGTCGAGCAAGATTTGCTCCTGagcaaaaatctttttgagAACAGATCAGAATCTAGCAATTAAATTGCGAGAATTGTCATGTGCAGCATAGGTAAATGGAACTTCTGTGGAAAAACTAATTAATACAAATTGCTTACCAACTATGTGAAGACCTTAGTAactaaacaatttttttttaatgaaaaataatgctcTACATTGGAAAGGAGCTGATGAAAATCAATTACTACTGCTTAACtgattaaatgtaaaatatttcaggtgTGCCTTATTGACCCAGGCTGCTTCAGAGAGATTGATGAGCTGATCCGATGTGagacaaaagggaaaggaaCGCTTGAAGTGCTCAGTCTGAAAGATGTGGAAGAAGGAGATGAAAAGCTTGAATAAAGAAACCTTATGGAAATAGTACTTCTTTAACAATGTTGCATTAAGTGACTGATGTTAGCCACTTTATTCTATTAGGCCTTCATGTTTTTTCCAATCTCTTGCTGCCAAATATTTTCTGACACTAATTATTTGGGTTTTTCCATGCAgtgttctttttattgttttacaCTTGCTTGGGTTTGCCTATGGGAATGTTTTCTGTCAGAGCTGCACTAATGAGGATTGAGTTAAGACCTGACATGGAAGTTACTGtagctttgttttgctgtaagGGTTGTGACTGAAGAGCATGTGACTGATACAGTGCCAagtgatttttgcttttaattatcGTCGTTGAGTGGAAGATTTCATATGTCTCTGAGGGATAGGTTTTGTATGTGAGGAGAGAAACCTTTAGAAAAGTGAGCTACACTTTCActtttaaacaaacacaaagtATGGATAGTGTCTAAACTCAGTTCTTGGCGGCATAAAAAATGACTcactgaagatttaaaaaaaaacttgctaaCTTAGAGAAAATGTTCTCcaaataatttattcataaaatatatttagctacactaataaaaatgaattataatctatttatatattacagatacagaaagaaaattattatttttgttatggTATAGGAGCTATCTCTGGCAGTGGTAATGCTTTTAGTAGGCTAAAGGAATAGCCTGCATTTCCAAATTATTCTCATTCAGGTGGTGAAATGAACCGAATCTTGAATATGCAGTGGCCTCTGGCCATTGAGCTAGATGGGCTTTTGTTGGACCCTAATTCCCTAGTGGTAAATGGTTTGTGtatgcctcttttcttttttagtacaACCAAGAGTAATTCTTGCTGCTGTCCTTCATACTGTGTCTTTTTATGCTACTTTTTGAGGAGCACATAGAATTTTCAACAAGATCCTGAGGCGTGGTGCGTAGTTCTTGATAGTTAAAATTTGTTTCAGCCATGttaaacaaatgcttttaagttttaacttatatttcaaagaagaggaggggaaaaaaagaaaaaagggaggagaaagagatgcTAAAAATACAAACTGGCATTCAGAGCATATATCCTTGGGTGAATTGAAGCTAAATCAGTAGGAACTTAAAGAGCCTTTACTGTTATGCACCTCTTTCGATGTGATTGTACACAGCAAATCAGAATTTGCTACCTGGCCATCAAATAGATCCCTGTTCCAGATTAGCATGTACTATATTCATTGTTTGCTGTTTACTTCTGCCTAACTGTCATGTAATGGGCATGGTCACGTGCTAAATCAGTAGGAACTTAAACTTAAAAGAGCCTTTAGTATTACGTGCTATCCGAGTTGATACTGTTGACATGACCTTTGTATCATTAACAgatgtgaattttttttagaaCTTATGCAGGGAAATTTGAAGTcaaatggagaaagagagatttgACATCTCAGTTGTAGAGCCTGTGTGACTAGATCCTTAGTCCTTCTGCAAGGTTAGGTTAAGTTTCTTTAGTAATATTTTGGAAGGACTTACTACTGTGGAGTGCGATTTCACTGAAGGGCAGTGAAAGGAGTATTTT
This genomic window contains:
- the SBDS gene encoding ribosome maturation protein SBDS, which codes for MSIFTPTNQIRLTNVAVVRARRAGKRFEIACYRNKVMGWRSGAEKDIDEVLQTHTVFVNVSKGQVAKKEDLVKAFGTDDQTEICKMILSKGELQVSDKERHTQLEQMFRDIATIVADKCVNPETKRPYTVILIERAMKDIHYSVKPNKSTKQQALEVIRQLKETMQIERAHMRLRFILPPKEGKKLKEKLKPLIKVIENEDFHEQLEIVCLIDPGCFREIDELIRCETKGKGTLEVLSLKDVEEGDEKLE